A section of the Haloferax sp. Atlit-12N genome encodes:
- a CDS encoding IclR family transcriptional regulator yields the protein MVKNRGEDGSKNRINSIERAFNIVDFLEAERGATVTETATALDTPKSTVHVYLKTLESLDLVVRDGDRYRLGFRFLKYGGGVRNRSRLYRTAKLEVDKLARETGEVANLGIEENGLRVLLYKSEEADAIHDNAPIGEYTNMHWTALGKAMLAHYSPERVEEIIDQHGLPEANEHTITTREELYEELEETRDRGYSIEDQDRRQGVLTIGVPIMDQGTNEVISAVSVSGPVSRVRSPETMAELADAVKSTANVIELRYAHY from the coding sequence ATGGTTAAGAATCGCGGCGAAGACGGGTCGAAAAACAGGATCAATTCTATTGAACGTGCGTTCAACATAGTTGATTTTCTTGAGGCCGAACGAGGCGCGACGGTGACAGAGACCGCTACTGCGCTCGACACCCCAAAAAGTACAGTTCACGTCTACCTGAAGACGCTCGAATCGCTCGACCTCGTCGTCCGTGACGGAGACCGCTATCGGCTGGGGTTCCGGTTCCTGAAGTACGGTGGCGGTGTCCGGAACCGGTCGAGGCTCTACCGAACGGCAAAGCTGGAAGTCGACAAACTCGCACGAGAAACGGGTGAAGTGGCCAACCTCGGTATCGAAGAAAACGGTCTTCGCGTCCTCTTGTACAAGTCCGAGGAAGCGGACGCAATCCACGATAATGCACCCATCGGCGAGTACACCAATATGCATTGGACCGCTCTCGGCAAGGCGATGCTGGCGCACTACTCCCCCGAGCGGGTCGAGGAAATCATCGACCAACACGGACTCCCAGAAGCAAACGAGCACACGATAACCACACGCGAGGAACTCTACGAAGAACTCGAAGAGACGCGAGATCGCGGCTACTCGATAGAGGACCAAGACCGTCGTCAGGGCGTACTCACTATTGGCGTCCCAATCATGGACCAGGGCACGAACGAGGTGATAAGTGCAGTCTCGGTTTCTGGACCGGTAAGCCGCGTCCGTTCTCCTGAGACGATGGCAGAATTGGCCGACGCCGTGAAGAGCACCGCTAACGTCATCGAACTGCGATACGCCCACTACTGA
- a CDS encoding D-2-hydroxyacid dehydrogenase gives MTGNPDVVVLRQGTHGLPAEAYAEELRERLPDRTVTLARTPAEERELIRNATIASSVEIDEELLSEADNLELFAGIAAGYGHLPLDAFSDMGVAVTTASGIHAPNIAEQVVGYILASTRRLKEGWRREQRHEWRHYQAGELRGSTVTVVGLGSIGTAVVDRLAGFDVDTIGVRYTPEKGGPTDEVIGYNDRDFHDALARTDHLVIASPLTETTRGLVGVAELETLPQHATVTNVGRGQIIDTDALVRAIQSNDIGDVSLDVTDPEPLPSDHPLWQFENVTITPHNAGHTPAHWSRLADIVARNVAALEEDDNADLENQVIP, from the coding sequence ATGACCGGAAACCCAGACGTAGTCGTCTTACGGCAAGGAACGCATGGACTCCCAGCGGAAGCGTACGCCGAGGAACTCCGCGAGCGGTTGCCCGACCGCACGGTCACACTCGCACGAACCCCCGCGGAGGAACGCGAACTCATCCGCAACGCGACTATCGCGTCTAGCGTCGAAATCGACGAGGAACTACTGTCGGAAGCGGACAACCTCGAACTGTTCGCCGGGATAGCTGCCGGCTACGGACACTTACCGCTCGACGCGTTCTCCGATATGGGTGTCGCCGTCACGACCGCCTCGGGAATCCACGCACCGAACATCGCCGAACAGGTCGTCGGCTACATCCTCGCGTCCACGCGACGTCTCAAAGAGGGATGGCGCCGCGAGCAGCGCCACGAATGGCGGCACTATCAAGCGGGTGAACTACGCGGGAGTACCGTCACAGTCGTCGGTCTCGGCTCGATCGGGACTGCAGTCGTCGACCGGTTGGCGGGCTTCGATGTGGACACTATCGGCGTAAGGTACACACCCGAGAAAGGCGGCCCCACCGACGAAGTTATCGGCTACAACGATCGCGACTTCCACGATGCGCTCGCCAGGACCGACCACCTCGTCATTGCGTCGCCGCTCACGGAGACCACGCGAGGACTCGTCGGTGTTGCTGAACTGGAGACGCTCCCGCAACACGCGACCGTTACCAACGTTGGCCGTGGACAGATTATCGACACCGACGCACTCGTACGGGCGATTCAGTCGAACGATATCGGCGACGTCTCGCTCGACGTGACAGACCCTGAGCCACTCCCGTCGGACCACCCACTCTGGCAGTTCGAAAACGTGACCATCACGCCGCACAACGCAGGTCACACACCGGCTCATTGGAGCCGACTCGCGGACATCGTCGCGAGAAACGTAGCCGCTCTCGAAGAAGACGACAACGCCGATCTCGAAAATCAGGTCATCCCGTAA
- a CDS encoding extracellular solute-binding protein — protein MSTNHTRRQFVKAAALGGVAASAGCLSSVTGSNSGSGGSGESGNTLEYWEYFHSQSQVAEDLMKSSVEEFQQEHDVQMKMNWASWNDINGGKWKNNIQNGNRPVIYDSTNSLNGQFIDPSWVKPVSEYRDRLDDDALSNIEWALELSQSCYRGFERDLYEIPVGMEVGAPFIARADHFEEAGLSIEEDFPPKDYDHLVEIATQLQEKGPGDYGFQIYGAQGDVTDEALVTWAASEGGYDGMYMNKDWSDVNYDSEAWKTATRQYVDLYQNHGLSSDKAPTASNEGVAQMLIQGKVSMYQGSTKDLGLFRSRASEMLQDGTIVFGPSWEGAAGNRGEFFTQCVALMRKPDGVSQDVWDQREELAIQWINKLLSSEFQAEVPRSLATLPVRRDVWDGLSEDPALGASNYISSLRTIVDGMEHGWSSHPKMNAIQYNIAGPLFQEAVRGELSPEEACTRAAEQIRNQIEL, from the coding sequence ATGTCTACCAACCATACTAGGCGGCAGTTTGTCAAAGCAGCGGCACTTGGTGGCGTTGCGGCATCCGCAGGGTGCCTCAGTAGCGTCACCGGGAGTAACAGCGGTTCCGGCGGCTCGGGCGAGAGCGGGAACACACTCGAATACTGGGAGTACTTCCACTCTCAGTCACAGGTCGCAGAGGACCTGATGAAGTCGTCCGTCGAGGAGTTCCAACAGGAACACGACGTCCAGATGAAGATGAACTGGGCGAGTTGGAACGACATCAACGGCGGTAAGTGGAAGAACAATATCCAAAACGGGAATCGACCGGTCATCTACGACTCGACTAACTCCCTTAACGGACAGTTCATCGACCCTTCGTGGGTGAAACCAGTCAGCGAGTACCGAGACCGCCTTGACGACGACGCGCTCTCGAACATCGAATGGGCGCTGGAGCTCTCTCAGAGCTGTTACCGCGGCTTCGAGAGGGACCTCTATGAGATTCCCGTCGGGATGGAAGTCGGTGCACCGTTCATTGCGCGCGCCGACCACTTCGAAGAAGCGGGACTCTCTATCGAAGAGGATTTCCCACCGAAAGACTACGACCACCTCGTCGAGATTGCGACTCAGTTACAGGAGAAAGGTCCCGGCGACTACGGCTTCCAGATTTACGGCGCACAGGGCGACGTGACGGACGAGGCACTCGTGACCTGGGCCGCGTCTGAAGGTGGCTACGACGGGATGTATATGAACAAAGACTGGTCTGACGTGAACTACGATTCGGAGGCCTGGAAGACGGCTACGAGACAGTACGTCGACCTCTATCAGAACCACGGCCTCTCGTCGGACAAGGCTCCGACGGCGTCCAACGAGGGTGTCGCACAGATGCTCATTCAGGGCAAGGTGAGTATGTATCAAGGCAGTACGAAGGACCTCGGCCTGTTCCGAAGTCGAGCCTCGGAGATGCTCCAAGACGGAACCATCGTGTTTGGCCCCTCGTGGGAGGGTGCGGCGGGGAATCGCGGTGAGTTCTTCACCCAGTGTGTCGCGCTCATGCGAAAGCCCGATGGCGTCTCGCAGGATGTGTGGGATCAGCGAGAGGAACTGGCGATTCAGTGGATAAACAAACTCCTCTCGTCGGAATTTCAAGCTGAGGTTCCACGTTCGCTTGCGACTCTCCCTGTCCGACGTGACGTGTGGGACGGTCTAAGCGAAGACCCGGCGCTGGGCGCGAGTAACTACATCTCAAGCCTGCGAACGATAGTCGACGGGATGGAACACGGTTGGTCGAGCCATCCGAAGATGAACGCCATCCAGTACAACATCGCCGGCCCGTTGTTCCAGGAGGCGGTTCGAGGGGAACTCTCGCCGGAAGAGGCCTGCACGCGCGCCGCAGAACAGATACGCAACCAGATAGAGCTCTGA